DNA sequence from the Streptomyces cinnabarinus genome:
GGTCGTGCCCGGCCCGGACATGGCCGTGGTCACCCGGCGCGCTCTGCTGGCGGGACCGGAGGACGCGCTGCGGACCGTGGGCGGGATCGCGAGCGGGCTGCTGGTGTGGGGCGCGCTGGCGGTGGCCGGACTCGCGGCCGTACTGGCCGCGTCGCCGACGGCGTACCTGACGGTCAAGCTCCTCGGCGCCGCGTACCTGGTGTTCCTGGGCGCGCAGGCCCTCTGGCAGCACCCTCACGCGACCCCGGCGGACACCGCCGTGCCGATCGCCGGAGGCCCCTGGCGAACCGGCCTGATCAGCAACGTCCTCAACCCCAAGATCGCCGTCTGCTACACCGCCCTGCTGCCCACCCTCGCCCCACCCGCCCTGCCCGCCGCCTGGGCGATGACCCTCCTGGTCCTCCTCCACGTCGCCCTCACCTGCGCCTGGCTGGGCGGCTGTGTCCTCCTGCTGTCCAGGGCCGGGCCGCTGCTCGGGAAGCCCGGCGTCCGCCGAGCGCTCGCGCGCATCACCGGCGTCGTGCTGATCGCCTTCGGCATCGCGGTGGCGACGACGGCGAGCTGATCCGCCCGAAGGGCCGCGCATGCCAAGTGGCCTCGCTACTATCGGAGTTGCTTTCCATCGATCGGGGGGACCCTCCCGCGGCGCGCTGTTCGACGAACGCGCCGCCGGGGGGAACCGGATGGGAGGTGAAAACTATGGCCGACGACAAGTCGACCAGGACGACCGGGCTCTGTGCGGACATGGCCAAGCGGGTTGTTGCCGCGTTGAGCGCTCGCGCGATGTGGGCAGCGATTCTCTACCTGCTGCACCGAGACGTGTGACGTCCGGGGTCCCGATCCGACCCCCT
Encoded proteins:
- a CDS encoding LysE family translocator gives rise to the protein MLTHLAAALGVLGLLTVVPGPDMAVVTRRALLAGPEDALRTVGGIASGLLVWGALAVAGLAAVLAASPTAYLTVKLLGAAYLVFLGAQALWQHPHATPADTAVPIAGGPWRTGLISNVLNPKIAVCYTALLPTLAPPALPAAWAMTLLVLLHVALTCAWLGGCVLLLSRAGPLLGKPGVRRALARITGVVLIAFGIAVATTAS